The following coding sequences are from one Bufo bufo chromosome 2, aBufBuf1.1, whole genome shotgun sequence window:
- the LOC120989307 gene encoding thymic stromal cotransporter homolog isoform X1 has translation MNRMSIVPVVAGAQIASSFYDTALLMVVRNHYNKSINSQESPSNSSNDDMLQKAISNFYIIYNVIMGLTPLLSAYTIAKIGDKTSRKVTICVPLFGYLISRMFLLFVIIWDWPVEVMFGSAALNGLTGWFTTYWAGVAAWASLCSSETRRSLRLIHIELVYGLAGFVGSLASGHLFVILHITSHQGTILMICSMVCYALCVIYCIFILRTPEEHDNTESTRLLKESRNTTIQGNEIENLVIESTSNLILTSMFVSAIVFNVAFTATDDVANVFVLKKPLNWGPVDVGYGNAAFYMTYITSFLGVFIFSRFTGDLGMISIGILSFGSGLLIMGFVRSTYMYYIARVVMIFSLIPTPTIRSVISKHIQGSSYGKVFAVLQLAIEIVAVSSSAGFNKLYQATLDWFSGFCFILFGALAFISIIPISIVAYYEWSRRVQQNIVVVSDPQ, from the exons ATGAATAGGATGTCCATTGTTCCAGTAGTTGCAGGAGCTCAGATTGCCAGCTCATTCTATGACACTGCACTGCTTATGGTGGTAAGGAATCATTATAACAAATCAATTAACAGCCAAGAATCTCCTTCCAACTCTAGTAACGATGACATGTTACAGAAGGCCATCTCAAACTTCTACATTATTTATAATGTCATCATGGGATTAACGCCTCTTCTGTCTGCCTATACCATAGCAAAAATTGGAGACAAGACCAGCAGGAAGGTCACAATATGCGTGCCATTATTTGGATACCTCATATCAAGAATGTTTTTACTGTTTGTCATCATCTGGGATTGGCCAGTGGAAGTGATGTTTGGCTCCGCAGCACTGAATGGTTTAACTGGTTGGTTCACAACTTATTGGGCTGGTGTAGCAGCTTGGGCTTCCTTATGCTCTTCTGAAACGAGACGATCTCTACGACTTATTCACATTGAACTGGTGTACGGGCTGGCAGGATTTGTAGGCAGCTTGGCTTCAGGACATTTATTTGTTATCTTACATATAACAAGCCATCAAGGAACTATCCTTATGATTTGTAGCATGGTTTGCTATGCACTTTGTGTTATATACTGCATTTTTATTCTGAGAACCCCAGAAGAACATGATAATACAGAGTCCACCAGACTTTTAAAAGAATCTAGAAATACAACAATACAAGGGAATGAAATTGAAAATTTAGTTATTGAATCGACATCCAATCTTATCCTTACTTCAATGTTTGTCAGTGCTATCGTGTTTAATGTGGCTTTTACAGCAACTGATGACGTAGCCAATGTGTTTGTACTAAAGAAGCCTCTGAATTGGGGTCCAGTAGATGTTGGCTATGGCAATGCTGCATTCTACATGACCTACATCACCAGCTTTCTAGGGGTTTTTATTTTCTCCCGATTTACAGGTGATCTGGGAATGATTTCTATTGGAATCCTTTCATTTGGttctggactcctgataatgggcTTTGTGCGCTCAACCTATATGTATTATATTG CTCGAGTGGTGATGATTTTTTCATTAATCCCAACACCAACCATCAGATCAGTTATATCTAAGCATATTCAAGGATCCTCATATG GCAAAGTATTTGCTGTACTACAGTTGGCGATAGAAATTGTAGCAGTGAGTTCATCTGCAGGATTCAACAAGCTTTATCAAGCCACCTTAGATTGGTTCAGCGGATTCTGTTTCATCCTGTTTGGTGCCTTGGCATTCATCAGCATTATTCCAATTAG TATTGTGGCCTACTATGAATGGTCAAGAAGAGTTCAACAGAATATTGTAGTGGTTTCAGACCCACAATAG
- the LOC120989307 gene encoding thymic stromal cotransporter homolog isoform X2 — translation MNRMSIVPVVAGAQIASSFYDTALLMVVRNHYNKSINSQESPSNSSNDDMLQKAISNFYIIYNVIMGLTPLLSAYTIAKIGDKTSRKVTICVPLFGYLISRMFLLFVIIWDWPVEVMFGSAALNGLTGWFTTYWAGVAAWASLCSSETRRSLRLIHIELVYGLAGFVGSLASGHLFVILHITSHQGTILMICSMVCYALCVIYCIFILRTPEEHDNTESTRLLKESRNTTIQGNEIENLVIESTSNLILTSMFVSAIVFNVAFTATDDVANVFVLKKPLNWGPVDVGYGNAAFYMTYITSFLGVFIFSRFTGDLGMISIGILSFGSGLLIMGFVRSTYMYYIVLWPTMNGQEEFNRIL, via the exons ATGAATAGGATGTCCATTGTTCCAGTAGTTGCAGGAGCTCAGATTGCCAGCTCATTCTATGACACTGCACTGCTTATGGTGGTAAGGAATCATTATAACAAATCAATTAACAGCCAAGAATCTCCTTCCAACTCTAGTAACGATGACATGTTACAGAAGGCCATCTCAAACTTCTACATTATTTATAATGTCATCATGGGATTAACGCCTCTTCTGTCTGCCTATACCATAGCAAAAATTGGAGACAAGACCAGCAGGAAGGTCACAATATGCGTGCCATTATTTGGATACCTCATATCAAGAATGTTTTTACTGTTTGTCATCATCTGGGATTGGCCAGTGGAAGTGATGTTTGGCTCCGCAGCACTGAATGGTTTAACTGGTTGGTTCACAACTTATTGGGCTGGTGTAGCAGCTTGGGCTTCCTTATGCTCTTCTGAAACGAGACGATCTCTACGACTTATTCACATTGAACTGGTGTACGGGCTGGCAGGATTTGTAGGCAGCTTGGCTTCAGGACATTTATTTGTTATCTTACATATAACAAGCCATCAAGGAACTATCCTTATGATTTGTAGCATGGTTTGCTATGCACTTTGTGTTATATACTGCATTTTTATTCTGAGAACCCCAGAAGAACATGATAATACAGAGTCCACCAGACTTTTAAAAGAATCTAGAAATACAACAATACAAGGGAATGAAATTGAAAATTTAGTTATTGAATCGACATCCAATCTTATCCTTACTTCAATGTTTGTCAGTGCTATCGTGTTTAATGTGGCTTTTACAGCAACTGATGACGTAGCCAATGTGTTTGTACTAAAGAAGCCTCTGAATTGGGGTCCAGTAGATGTTGGCTATGGCAATGCTGCATTCTACATGACCTACATCACCAGCTTTCTAGGGGTTTTTATTTTCTCCCGATTTACAGGTGATCTGGGAATGATTTCTATTGGAATCCTTTCATTTGGttctggactcctgataatgggcTTTGTGCGCTCAACCTATATGTATTATATTG TATTGTGGCCTACTATGAATGGTCAAGAAGAGTTCAACAGAATATTGTAG